In Methanobrevibacter sp., one DNA window encodes the following:
- the cyaB gene encoding class IV adenylate cyclase, which yields MIEVEVKAKINSFKEIEDKLSQIGAVKTKDEFQEDIYFNSPVVDFAETDEALRIRTTKQNNETNIFITYKGPKIDAKSKTRKEIEMGIANSSQCSEIFEALGFEKVRTVRKDRQYFSYQNFEISLDDVEGLDPYMEIEIALDDGKDYSEAQESIFKLFEKLGITDGFERTSYLELLEKL from the coding sequence ATGATAGAAGTTGAAGTCAAAGCTAAAATAAATAGTTTTAAAGAAATTGAGGACAAACTCTCCCAAATTGGTGCTGTAAAAACCAAAGATGAATTTCAAGAGGACATCTACTTTAACAGCCCAGTCGTCGATTTTGCAGAGACTGATGAGGCCTTGAGAATAAGAACTACAAAACAAAACAATGAAACCAATATTTTCATAACATACAAGGGCCCCAAAATCGATGCAAAATCAAAAACCAGAAAGGAAATCGAGATGGGAATCGCCAATAGCAGTCAATGCAGCGAGATATTTGAAGCCCTCGGATTTGAAAAAGTCAGAACAGTGAGAAAAGACCGCCAATATTTCTCATACCAAAATTTTGAAATATCACTAGACGATGTTGAAGGTCTTGACCCTTATATGGAAATAGAAATAGCTTTAGATGACGGAAAAGACTACAGTGAAGCTCAAGAGTCAATATTCAAATTATTTGAAAAATTAGGCATCACAGATGGATTTGAAAGAACATCATATTTGGAACTTTTAGAAAAGTTATAA
- a CDS encoding TATA-box-binding protein, translating into MTDVDIKIENIVASASIGKDIVLTEVSQALEGVNFNREQFPGLVFKLKDPKTAALIFSSGKLVCTGAKSIDDSKLAIKKTVDLMRTVDTDIPEEFEIKIQNIVASANLESTLNLEAVALELEDTEYEPEQFPGLVYRLSDPKVVLLLFGSGKVVCTGAKTRSDAKLGVERAYDRLSELDLI; encoded by the coding sequence TTGACCGATGTTGATATAAAAATTGAAAACATTGTTGCTTCTGCAAGCATTGGTAAAGACATAGTTCTTACTGAAGTGTCTCAAGCTTTGGAAGGGGTTAATTTTAATCGTGAACAGTTTCCGGGACTAGTTTTTAAACTTAAAGATCCTAAAACCGCAGCATTAATTTTTAGCTCTGGTAAGCTTGTTTGTACTGGAGCAAAATCTATAGATGATTCTAAATTAGCAATCAAGAAAACTGTAGATTTAATGAGGACTGTCGACACTGACATTCCCGAAGAATTTGAAATTAAAATTCAAAACATCGTGGCTTCTGCAAACTTAGAATCCACATTAAACTTGGAAGCTGTAGCTTTAGAACTTGAGGATACAGAATATGAACCTGAACAATTCCCAGGTTTAGTATACAGATTATCTGATCCTAAAGTTGTTTTATTATTATTTGGTTCTGGTAAAGTTGTCTGTACCGGAGCTAAAACCCGTAGTGACGCTAAATTAGGCGTCGAAAGAGCTTACGATAGATTAAGTGAGCTAGATTTAATATAA
- the fen gene encoding flap endonuclease-1: MGVKLKDIIEPEKIDFKDLEGRAVSIDAFNTLYQFLSTIRQRDGRPLTDENGNITSHLSGILYRNSSMVEKDIKPIYVFDGRSSELKSDTQAKRREVRDEAEKIYKESLAKGDTEKARKFAKRSSKLSPEIIESSKKLLTLMGIPYVEAKGEGEAQAAYLVANGDAYAVASQDYDCLLFGAKRVVRNLAINSNLGNLEYYELNRVLRELDITREELIDMGILIGTDFCEGLKGVGAKTALKLAHKGQLKEKIAELQQQSSHDLDEVRELFLNHNVNTDYKIKWEKPKKDKLIEFLCYEHGFSEERVSKASDRLKNLNSSQGSLDAWF; encoded by the coding sequence ATGGGTGTTAAGCTAAAAGACATAATCGAACCTGAAAAAATTGATTTCAAAGACCTTGAAGGAAGAGCAGTTTCAATTGATGCATTTAATACCCTTTATCAATTTTTATCCACAATAAGGCAAAGAGATGGACGACCGCTAACTGATGAAAACGGAAACATCACCTCACATTTAAGTGGAATTTTATACAGAAACTCATCAATGGTTGAAAAGGACATCAAACCAATTTACGTTTTTGATGGAAGGTCTTCCGAGCTTAAAAGTGACACACAAGCAAAAAGAAGAGAAGTGCGAGACGAAGCAGAAAAGATATATAAAGAATCCTTAGCCAAAGGAGATACAGAAAAAGCACGTAAATTCGCAAAGAGATCATCAAAACTGTCGCCCGAAATAATTGAATCTTCTAAAAAATTATTGACATTGATGGGAATACCCTATGTTGAAGCTAAAGGAGAAGGAGAAGCCCAGGCCGCATACCTGGTGGCTAATGGTGATGCATATGCAGTGGCTTCCCAGGATTATGACTGTTTACTTTTTGGAGCTAAACGAGTTGTAAGAAACCTGGCAATCAATTCAAATCTGGGAAATCTGGAATATTACGAATTGAATAGGGTGCTAAGAGAACTGGACATTACCAGAGAGGAATTAATTGACATGGGAATTTTAATTGGAACTGATTTTTGCGAAGGCCTTAAAGGAGTTGGCGCTAAAACTGCACTTAAATTAGCTCATAAAGGGCAACTAAAAGAAAAAATAGCCGAACTCCAACAGCAATCAAGCCATGATTTGGATGAAGTAAGAGAATTATTCCTAAACCATAATGTGAACACCGACTACAAAATCAAATGGGAAAAACCAAAAAAGGACAAACTCATTGAATTTTTATGCTACGAGCATGGTTTTTCTGAAGAACGTGTTTCAAAGGCATCTGACAGACTTAAAAATTTAAATTCATCTCAAGGAAGCCTTGACGCATGGTTTTAA
- a CDS encoding chorismate lyase, protein MTQEKNEANKALIDKINDVEKNYGETFSNTQKILLTTDGSITAILDVLYGKITLKTLDQHFEDANAEQAKLVNVRQGEQINFREVIMHKDGNPLIYAISHIPLSRCNNDICADLIRADIPIGRILKNYDIESRREIRNICIEKPNDRLKEIFGTDEDMLARDYVIINCDEILMWIKEIFPISHFTEI, encoded by the coding sequence ATGACGCAAGAAAAAAACGAAGCAAACAAAGCACTGATAGATAAAATAAACGACGTTGAAAAAAATTACGGTGAAACATTTTCAAACACCCAAAAAATCCTTCTAACAACTGATGGATCAATTACGGCCATTTTAGATGTTTTATATGGTAAAATTACTCTAAAAACCCTGGACCAACATTTTGAAGATGCCAATGCGGAACAGGCAAAATTAGTAAATGTTCGTCAAGGCGAACAAATCAATTTCAGGGAAGTTATAATGCACAAAGACGGCAACCCTTTGATATATGCAATCTCACACATTCCATTATCAAGATGTAACAATGATATTTGTGCGGATTTAATTAGAGCAGACATCCCAATCGGAAGGATTTTAAAAAATTACGATATCGAATCAAGAAGAGAGATCAGAAATATATGCATTGAAAAGCCAAATGACAGGCTAAAAGAAATATTCGGCACTGATGAGGACATGTTAGCTCGTGACTATGTAATCATCAATTGCGATGAAATTTTAATGTGGATTAAAGAAATATTTCCAATAAGCCATTTTACAGAAATTTAG
- a CDS encoding homocitrate synthase family protein, with protein sequence MQYFISHYNKESELKFPDDLIIYDTTLRDGEQTPGVCFSFEEKLEIARKLDKFKIHQIEAGFPIVSEKEKETVKAIASEGLDADIIALTRTKPGDIDAALDCDVDGIITFVGTSDIHLDHKMHITRQDAINLCETAVDYAKDHGLYVAFSAEDATRTDIDFLKRIYSKAEECGADRVHIADTTGAITPQGIDYLVRELVKDLKVMLALHCHNDFGLAVINSITGVLAGAGGISTTVNGLGERAGNASLEELVMALKILYGKDYGFKTKYIKEISDMVSKASGLPIPYNKPVVGNNVFRHESGIHVDAVIEEPLCYEPYVPELVGQKRQLVLGKHSGCRAVRAKLNECELDVTDDELIEIVKQVKKSREEGKYINDKVFKEIVKNTKG encoded by the coding sequence TTGCAATACTTTATAAGCCATTACAATAAAGAATCCGAACTAAAATTCCCAGATGATTTAATAATATATGATACAACATTAAGAGATGGGGAACAAACACCAGGAGTTTGTTTTAGCTTTGAAGAGAAACTAGAAATAGCCAGAAAGCTTGATAAATTTAAAATCCATCAGATTGAGGCCGGTTTTCCAATAGTTTCAGAAAAAGAAAAGGAAACCGTTAAAGCAATAGCCTCTGAAGGATTGGATGCAGACATCATTGCTTTAACCAGGACAAAGCCAGGAGACATTGACGCCGCCCTAGATTGTGATGTGGATGGAATTATCACTTTCGTTGGAACTTCAGATATCCATTTAGACCATAAAATGCACATTACAAGACAGGATGCAATTAACCTTTGTGAAACCGCTGTGGATTATGCAAAAGATCATGGATTATATGTAGCATTCTCTGCCGAGGATGCAACAAGAACAGATATTGATTTCTTAAAAAGAATATACTCAAAAGCCGAAGAATGCGGTGCCGATAGAGTCCATATTGCAGACACTACAGGCGCAATCACTCCACAAGGGATTGACTATTTAGTTAGAGAACTTGTAAAAGATTTAAAAGTAATGCTTGCACTTCACTGCCACAATGACTTCGGCCTTGCTGTCATCAACTCAATTACAGGAGTGCTTGCAGGTGCAGGAGGAATATCGACCACTGTAAATGGACTCGGTGAAAGAGCGGGCAACGCATCACTGGAAGAACTCGTCATGGCTTTAAAGATATTATACGGAAAGGATTATGGTTTCAAAACAAAATACATAAAGGAGATATCAGACATGGTATCCAAGGCCAGCGGCCTTCCAATACCATACAACAAGCCAGTTGTAGGAAACAATGTATTCAGACACGAATCCGGAATCCACGTTGATGCAGTAATTGAAGAACCGTTATGCTACGAGCCATATGTCCCTGAATTGGTCGGTCAAAAAAGGCAGCTCGTATTGGGCAAGCATTCCGGTTGCAGAGCCGTGAGGGCTAAATTAAATGAATGCGAATTAGACGTTACTGATGACGAGCTTATTGAAATTGTAAAACAGGTTAAAAAATCAAGGGAAGAAGGAAAATACATTAACGATAAAGTATTTAAAGAGATAGTTAAAAATACAAAAGGATAA
- the hacA gene encoding homoaconitase large subunit, producing the protein MNITEKILSSKAGHEVTPGEIIEIPVDLAMSHDGTSPPAIKTFEKIADNVWDPEKIAIIFDHNVPANTIGSAEFQKVCRNFIKTQNITKNYIHGEGICHQVVPEMGLVEPGKVIVGADSHTCTYGAFGAFSTGMGATDLAMVWATGKTWFMVPEAIKMTVEGEINPYIAPKDIILNIIGEIGIAGATYKTAEFCGPTIENMGVEGRATMCNMAIEMGAKNGIMEPNHDVINYICTRTGKKESELNVVKSDTDAVYSQELHFDITDMEPQIACPNDVDNVKAMSEIEGTPIDQCLIGSCTNGRLSDLKDATEILKDKKINNDIRLLILPASREIYQQAMHLGYIDTFIDAGAIICNPGCGPCLGGHMGVLSENESCISTTNRNFKGRMGDPNSSVYLSNSKVVAASAITGVITNPKDL; encoded by the coding sequence ATGAACATTACTGAAAAAATCCTATCATCAAAGGCAGGTCATGAAGTAACACCCGGAGAAATAATTGAAATACCTGTTGACCTTGCAATGTCCCATGACGGAACAAGCCCCCCTGCTATCAAGACCTTTGAGAAAATAGCAGACAATGTATGGGACCCGGAAAAGATTGCGATTATATTCGACCACAATGTTCCGGCAAATACAATTGGCTCCGCCGAATTTCAAAAGGTGTGCAGAAACTTCATTAAAACTCAAAATATCACAAAAAATTATATTCACGGCGAGGGAATTTGCCATCAGGTAGTCCCCGAAATGGGATTGGTAGAACCTGGAAAAGTCATTGTCGGCGCCGATTCACATACTTGTACCTATGGTGCCTTTGGAGCATTTTCAACCGGAATGGGAGCGACAGACCTTGCAATGGTTTGGGCAACCGGAAAAACCTGGTTCATGGTTCCTGAAGCTATAAAAATGACTGTTGAAGGTGAAATCAATCCATATATTGCTCCAAAAGACATTATACTGAACATTATTGGTGAAATCGGCATTGCCGGCGCCACTTACAAAACCGCCGAGTTTTGCGGACCGACAATAGAGAACATGGGCGTTGAAGGAAGAGCAACCATGTGCAATATGGCCATTGAAATGGGAGCAAAAAATGGAATAATGGAACCAAACCATGATGTAATCAATTATATTTGCACCAGAACCGGCAAAAAAGAATCTGAACTCAATGTTGTTAAATCAGACACTGATGCTGTTTATTCACAGGAATTGCACTTTGACATTACAGATATGGAGCCCCAAATAGCATGCCCAAACGATGTTGACAATGTTAAGGCAATGTCTGAAATCGAAGGTACTCCAATCGACCAATGCTTAATTGGTTCATGTACCAATGGACGATTGTCAGATTTAAAAGATGCCACTGAAATATTAAAAGACAAAAAGATTAATAATGATATCAGACTATTAATACTCCCCGCTTCAAGAGAGATATACCAGCAAGCAATGCATTTAGGCTACATTGACACATTTATAGATGCAGGAGCAATCATATGCAATCCAGGTTGCGGACCATGCCTTGGAGGACATATGGGAGTGTTATCCGAAAACGAATCATGCATATCCACAACAAATAGAAACTTTAAAGGAAGAATGGGAGATCCTAATTCTTCAGTATATTTATCTAACTCAAAAGTAGTGGCTGCTTCAGCAATTACAGGAGTTATCACAAATCCAAAAGATTTATAG
- a CDS encoding chorismate pyruvate-lyase family protein yields MNSKPKTIPNVVREKIKELEEKNDIKLSTLQKVFSSIEGPVVTILDVLYGDINLFILDQHMEKADEDIAEKLQINVGDEVDLREVILHKHGRPLVYGLSYIPKDRCSNTVIEKLLKEDQTTGRIILEHEIETITKVNDIYLEKPSAKILNLFHANEDMLVREYILIHKKNVVIWSKEVYPISYFKE; encoded by the coding sequence ATGAATTCCAAACCTAAAACCATACCAAATGTGGTTAGAGAAAAAATAAAAGAGTTAGAGGAGAAAAACGATATAAAACTTTCAACATTGCAAAAAGTTTTTTCATCAATAGAGGGGCCAGTTGTTACAATTCTAGATGTCTTATATGGTGACATTAACCTATTCATACTAGACCAACACATGGAAAAAGCTGATGAAGACATTGCTGAAAAACTTCAAATAAATGTAGGCGATGAAGTAGATTTAAGAGAAGTCATTCTTCATAAACATGGCCGCCCTCTTGTTTACGGCCTATCTTACATTCCAAAAGACAGATGCAGCAATACAGTTATTGAAAAATTGCTTAAAGAAGACCAAACCACCGGCAGAATAATACTGGAACATGAAATCGAAACAATAACAAAGGTAAATGACATTTATCTTGAAAAGCCATCCGCAAAAATTTTAAACCTATTCCACGCCAACGAAGACATGTTAGTGCGTGAATACATACTGATACACAAGAAAAATGTGGTCATATGGTCCAAAGAGGTATATCCTATAAGTTATTTCAAAGAATAG